One stretch of Desulfatibacillum aliphaticivorans DSM 15576 DNA includes these proteins:
- a CDS encoding peptidoglycan recognition protein family protein yields MDRNISIGEFHRRLLEEKSKACCPVKKYKLLWLIAALAVIIAFAMTWFQEARFNSIIIHHTASKTDNYASIKRYHKKKGLRDAAYHLVLSNGSTDIPLGNLEPTGRYLALTHAMAVRDVKYNLTGLHLCIVGNYETNEVPGYMKPVIAHAVRALQNKFGIPDDRLFFHRDVGKTKCPGKYFTKKDFLYWVRTMADQCPASIAAQQNEAIAAAPLSGGMVTIQQGIVMGAALLFFALGWIAFFHILSVFRQSTALKESKSAAGHCHPLLVGITLTSFNGTGAKG; encoded by the coding sequence ATGGATAGAAATATCAGCATCGGGGAATTTCATCGCAGACTCTTGGAGGAAAAATCAAAGGCCTGCTGTCCGGTTAAAAAATACAAGCTGCTGTGGCTGATTGCAGCCCTGGCCGTGATCATCGCTTTTGCCATGACCTGGTTTCAAGAAGCAAGGTTCAACAGCATCATCATTCATCACACGGCGTCCAAGACGGACAATTACGCGTCCATTAAGCGCTATCACAAGAAAAAAGGGCTGAGGGACGCAGCCTACCACCTGGTGCTGTCCAACGGAAGCACGGACATCCCACTGGGCAATTTGGAGCCCACGGGAAGATACCTGGCTCTGACTCACGCCATGGCCGTCCGGGACGTCAAATACAACCTGACCGGGCTGCACCTTTGCATTGTGGGCAATTACGAAACCAACGAGGTTCCCGGCTACATGAAGCCCGTGATCGCACATGCCGTTCGCGCTCTGCAGAACAAATTCGGAATACCCGACGACCGCCTTTTTTTCCACCGCGACGTGGGCAAAACCAAATGCCCGGGCAAGTACTTCACCAAAAAGGATTTTCTGTACTGGGTGAGGACCATGGCCGACCAATGCCCTGCGTCCATTGCGGCCCAGCAAAACGAGGCTATCGCCGCCGCCCCGCTGTCAGGCGGCATGGTCACCATTCAGCAGGGAATCGTGATGGGCGCGGCCCTGCTTTTCTTCGCCTTGGGATGGATTGCGTTTTTCCATATTTTGTCGGTGTTCAGACAAAGCACAGCGCTTAAGGAGAGCAAATCCGCCGCCGGACACTGCCACCCTTTGCTGGTGGGCATTACCCTTACCTCTTTCAATGGGACGGGCGCCAAGGGATGA
- a CDS encoding HD-GYP domain-containing protein → MNMNYTGMQTNQLDQMVSSFVSSIVASIRNSLIYDPNHSQVQLSITQAQEKASGIFQSLPEMIFVCIEKEILFAGRPMNKKGLHFVKLAEFMQTVGVQRLVFLPGLNADEIREFVHNATAPPPEGEDEAPINLNSTRCVRVGRLVTQARAGNKPRVSHKALVNLMVQGTLSQEEIAELEAKGQQTPGEELRELDVNFLEQARDAISQICNGTGLQKAKIRNSVMSFIHYFLKYADDLLPLKTLKDHDPLTFNHSLNVSVLCAAQAQFLDASPEVFRDAALAGLYHDFGKLRIPAKVLNKAEPLSAQEKMMISQHCLAGARILAKNRDLPRVAAIAAYEHHLHYSGKAGYPRSTRVQTPMAISQMVTLADFYDAALTDKPYRPARSIGFVLDLLQKRSGAQFDPYLVNIFSKVIHAFAR, encoded by the coding sequence ATGAATATGAACTACACCGGCATGCAGACCAATCAACTGGATCAAATGGTTTCGTCCTTTGTCTCCAGCATCGTGGCGTCCATCAGGAACTCCCTGATTTACGATCCCAACCACTCCCAGGTGCAGCTTTCCATCACTCAGGCCCAGGAGAAAGCCTCGGGGATTTTTCAAAGCCTGCCCGAAATGATTTTTGTCTGCATTGAAAAGGAAATCCTTTTTGCAGGCAGGCCCATGAATAAAAAAGGCCTGCATTTTGTCAAACTGGCCGAGTTCATGCAAACCGTGGGCGTGCAGCGCCTGGTTTTTCTGCCGGGATTGAACGCCGACGAAATAAGGGAGTTCGTCCATAACGCCACGGCTCCGCCGCCCGAAGGCGAGGACGAGGCGCCCATCAACCTGAACAGCACCCGGTGCGTCCGGGTGGGGCGTTTGGTCACCCAGGCCAGGGCGGGAAATAAGCCCAGGGTGTCCCACAAAGCCCTGGTCAACCTCATGGTGCAAGGGACCCTGTCCCAGGAGGAAATCGCCGAACTGGAAGCCAAGGGACAGCAGACTCCCGGCGAGGAGCTCCGCGAGTTGGACGTCAACTTTCTGGAGCAGGCCCGGGACGCCATCAGTCAGATTTGCAACGGCACAGGACTTCAAAAGGCGAAAATCCGCAATTCGGTCATGAGCTTCATCCATTATTTTTTGAAATATGCCGACGATCTGCTGCCTCTTAAAACCCTGAAGGATCACGATCCCCTGACCTTCAACCATTCCCTCAACGTGTCGGTTTTGTGCGCGGCCCAGGCCCAGTTTCTGGACGCCTCCCCCGAGGTGTTCCGGGACGCCGCCCTGGCCGGGCTTTATCACGACTTCGGGAAGCTTCGCATTCCGGCCAAAGTGTTGAACAAGGCCGAGCCCCTTTCCGCCCAGGAAAAAATGATGATCTCCCAGCACTGCCTGGCGGGCGCACGCATTCTGGCCAAAAACCGCGACCTCCCGAGGGTGGCGGCCATTGCGGCCTACGAGCATCATCTGCATTATTCGGGCAAGGCGGGGTATCCCCGCTCCACCCGCGTGCAGACGCCCATGGCGATCAGCCAGATGGTCACCCTGGCGGATTTTTACGACGCGGCCCTGACCGACAAGCCGTATCGCCCGGCCAGAAGCATCGGCTTTGTCCTGGATCTGCTGCAAAAGCGCTCCGGCGCCCAGTTCGATCCGTACCTGGTGAACATCTTCTCCAAGGTCATCCACGCCTTTGCAAGGTAA
- a CDS encoding HEAT repeat domain-containing protein, which yields MNEPNESGIDPKLISDVVMQLNIVRKNAALYPDGHPQLKMAMARVSTVLKKFFYESGGQDLVLGVVGDALIHGQTELAPNLAAHAEFASFLHDRSVLSLTIKKGLTSSELVTVGRIMGEDLLPGAASVSLADILSAEGVVNLTVSQLDYENLQFTEDLDAPDEEEEGRDPEESGWKGYVRGLLGQIPLYDRESVSLLNIDGKELAEFLNELEEDAAVSLSYAKVAKQFLKELAAPARDESSDSLVKKSFVDLIKTLAPEPRLDFLKEVFDFSTKTPHIAAEILRRLPAAILLKAIEKIKKSNLQVNPAILALVDQLAAKSSEEEVNIVLSDLSQEERKELEANAQSFLSMAGISEAEKQGPTIEGVRQLQAFTARQMENIPDAGHWQHEELEDPLHTSFRFAEMLLDLFEKAPDENEAMDFAEILMSLAWENLTLARWDVLGHIWTIMEEIAADHEQDKAFLGRVRAKVTDKFWDTENISFTAAILLQKGMDEAEPLMEILEQTGPIAGNSLVEALIQEDNKSVRGILLKLISHAYSPAQPFVLENLYDDRWFVVRNMLAIIKTVGDDKAVDRVEELAGEGHPKVRIEALRALARIGSPSLRSLILSAIDDPEHEIAMGGISVAGLIFDSFVTEKLIDMVKDHRAKDPQALSLRIRAIKALAEIRDPDVLEDFYEVVTSKFLFAGPTYDRIKLEIFRSLERFPINRLDDLISAGLQDHNVEIVDIAKRLAARQKRAQAI from the coding sequence ATGAACGAGCCAAACGAGAGTGGGATTGATCCCAAGCTGATTTCGGATGTGGTCATGCAGTTGAATATCGTCCGGAAAAACGCGGCGCTGTATCCGGACGGCCATCCTCAACTGAAAATGGCCATGGCCAGGGTGAGCACGGTCCTGAAGAAGTTTTTTTACGAGTCCGGCGGCCAGGATCTGGTCCTGGGAGTGGTGGGGGACGCCCTCATCCACGGACAGACCGAGCTTGCCCCCAACCTTGCCGCCCACGCCGAGTTCGCCTCCTTTCTCCATGACAGGTCGGTGCTTTCCCTGACCATCAAAAAGGGGCTTACCAGCAGCGAGTTGGTGACGGTGGGCCGCATCATGGGGGAGGACCTCCTGCCCGGCGCCGCGTCCGTGAGCCTCGCTGACATTCTTTCGGCCGAAGGCGTGGTCAATCTGACCGTGTCGCAGCTGGATTACGAAAACCTGCAATTCACCGAAGACCTGGACGCCCCGGATGAGGAGGAGGAAGGCCGGGACCCGGAGGAAAGCGGCTGGAAAGGCTACGTGCGCGGGCTGCTGGGCCAGATTCCCCTGTACGACCGGGAAAGCGTGTCTCTCCTCAACATTGACGGCAAAGAGCTTGCCGAATTTTTAAATGAGCTGGAAGAGGACGCGGCGGTCAGCCTGTCCTACGCCAAGGTTGCGAAACAGTTTCTGAAGGAGTTGGCAGCTCCGGCCAGGGACGAATCCTCCGACTCACTGGTCAAAAAGAGCTTTGTGGACCTGATAAAAACCCTGGCCCCGGAGCCCCGGCTGGATTTTTTAAAGGAAGTCTTTGACTTTTCAACCAAGACGCCGCACATCGCCGCGGAAATCCTGCGCCGGCTTCCCGCCGCCATTTTGTTAAAAGCCATTGAAAAAATAAAAAAATCCAATCTCCAGGTCAACCCGGCCATTCTGGCTTTGGTGGATCAATTGGCGGCAAAAAGCTCGGAGGAGGAGGTCAACATCGTCCTTTCCGACCTTTCCCAGGAAGAGCGCAAGGAACTGGAAGCCAACGCCCAGTCCTTTTTGTCCATGGCCGGAATATCGGAGGCGGAAAAGCAAGGACCCACCATTGAGGGCGTCAGGCAGTTGCAGGCCTTCACCGCCAGGCAGATGGAAAACATTCCCGACGCGGGCCACTGGCAGCACGAGGAGTTGGAAGACCCTCTGCATACCAGCTTCCGGTTTGCGGAAATGCTTCTGGACTTGTTTGAAAAAGCCCCGGATGAAAATGAGGCCATGGATTTCGCCGAAATCCTCATGAGCCTGGCCTGGGAAAACCTCACCCTGGCCCGTTGGGACGTGTTGGGGCATATCTGGACCATCATGGAGGAGATTGCTGCGGACCATGAGCAGGACAAGGCCTTTTTAGGCCGGGTCCGGGCCAAGGTCACGGATAAATTCTGGGATACGGAAAACATTTCCTTTACGGCCGCCATCCTCCTGCAAAAAGGAATGGATGAAGCGGAGCCTTTGATGGAAATCCTGGAGCAAACCGGGCCCATAGCCGGAAACAGCCTGGTGGAAGCCCTGATCCAGGAGGACAACAAGTCCGTCCGGGGAATCCTTTTAAAGCTCATCTCCCACGCATACAGCCCGGCCCAGCCTTTCGTCCTGGAAAATCTGTACGACGACCGTTGGTTTGTGGTCCGCAACATGCTGGCCATCATCAAAACCGTGGGGGACGATAAAGCCGTGGACCGGGTGGAGGAACTGGCCGGGGAAGGCCATCCCAAGGTGCGTATCGAGGCTTTGCGCGCTCTCGCCAGGATCGGATCGCCCAGCCTGCGTTCCCTGATCCTCAGCGCCATTGACGACCCGGAGCATGAAATCGCCATGGGCGGCATATCCGTAGCCGGCCTGATTTTCGACTCCTTTGTCACGGAAAAGCTCATAGACATGGTCAAGGACCATCGCGCCAAAGATCCCCAGGCCCTTTCCCTGCGCATCCGGGCCATCAAAGCATTGGCCGAAATCAGGGACCCGGACGTGCTGGAGGACTTTTACGAGGTGGTCACCTCCAAGTTCCTCTTTGCAGGGCCGACATACGACCGCATTAAACTGGAAATTTTCCGCTCCCTGGAGCGCTTTCCCATAAACCGGCTGGACGACCTGATTAGCGCCGGTTTGCAGGATCATAACGTGGAAATTGTGGATATAGCAAAGAGACTGGCTGCAAGGCAAAAAAGGGCGCAGGCGATCTGA
- a CDS encoding mechanosensitive ion channel family protein codes for MENIELDKAFGVATDFVVNYSFQIFGAMVILIVGWLLAGWLAKTITRLCDGRNMDPMLSRFLGGVSKVLVLIFTVILALDKFGISLGPFVAALGALTLGASFAVQGILSNYGAGLTIIMTRPFTLGHTVTMAGVRGVVEDITLASTILITEDGEKIMIPNKHIVGEILTNSFAYSVVETSVGISYASDPETAIEAINNALKNFEDIPEEPASQIGIEAFADSSINIGVRYWAPTIKYYDLQYRVNLAVYKALKEAGVEIPYPQRDVRIIKDSEGS; via the coding sequence TTGGAAAATATAGAACTGGATAAAGCCTTTGGCGTGGCCACCGATTTTGTGGTCAACTACTCGTTTCAGATATTCGGAGCGATGGTCATCCTTATTGTGGGATGGCTTTTAGCCGGCTGGCTTGCCAAGACCATCACCCGTTTGTGCGACGGCCGGAACATGGACCCCATGCTCAGCCGGTTTCTGGGCGGTGTTTCCAAGGTTTTAGTGCTGATTTTTACGGTGATTCTGGCCCTGGATAAATTCGGCATTTCCCTGGGGCCCTTTGTCGCCGCCCTGGGCGCCCTGACCTTGGGCGCCAGCTTCGCCGTGCAAGGCATCTTGTCCAACTACGGCGCGGGACTCACCATCATCATGACCCGGCCGTTCACCCTGGGCCACACCGTGACCATGGCCGGCGTGCGGGGCGTGGTGGAGGACATCACCCTGGCCTCCACGATCCTCATCACCGAGGACGGCGAGAAAATCATGATCCCCAACAAGCACATCGTGGGGGAGATCCTGACCAACTCCTTCGCCTATTCCGTGGTGGAGACCTCCGTGGGGATTTCTTACGCCAGCGACCCGGAGACCGCCATCGAGGCAATCAACAATGCGCTAAAGAATTTTGAGGATATACCCGAAGAACCCGCAAGTCAGATAGGAATTGAAGCCTTTGCAGATTCTTCCATAAATATCGGGGTGCGCTATTGGGCGCCCACCATCAAGTATTATGACCTCCAGTATAGGGTGAACCTCGCCGTATACAAGGCCTTGAAGGAAGCTGGGGTGGAGATCCCGTATCCCCAGAGAGATGTGAGAATCATCAAGGACTCCGAGGGTTCTTAA